The nucleotide sequence CCGCGATCAGAAAGATCAGGCTACTGGCAAACGGAGCAGCGCGATTACCGCTGCCGCGGCTACCAATACCACTATCGGGCAAGGGATCTTGATCGACCGATTGCAAACGGTTTTGCCATAACAAAACCGCTGCCGTAATCAGTAACACAAAAGGATGGATGCTCACGACGTTAATTTGCTCCGTTAGCCTTTCAGGTTAGCCATCACTTTTTCTGCCGCAGCGATGGTGGCTTCGATGTCTTGTTCGCTGTGAGCAATCGACATAAAGCCCGCTTCGAAAGAGCTTGGTGCCAGATACACACCTTGCTCCAGCATGCCGTGGAAGAATTGGTTGAAGCGTTCACCGTCACACTGTTCAGCCACGTCTTTAAAACAGGTCACTTCGTTCAGCTCGGTGAAGAACAAACCAAACATCGAACCGGCTGAATTAGTGGTGAACGGAATGCCGTGTTTATCCGCTGCTGCTTTGAAGCCTTCCAGCATTTGTTTAACGCGTGCTTCCAGCTGCTCGTAGAAGCCTGGCTTCTGAATGGCTTTTAACATCGCTAAACCAGCGGCCATGGCGAGTGGGTTACCAGACAGGGTACCCGCCTGATATACCGGACCAAGTGGCGCCAGGTATTCCATGATTTCACGCTTACCACCAAAGGCACCGACCGGCAGGCCACCACCAATGACTTTACCCAAGCAGGTCATATCTGGCGTGATGCCATACCATTGTTGTGCGCCACCCAGAGACACACGGAAGCCGCTCATCACTTCATCAAAAATCAGCACAATACCGTGCACATCACACAGTTCGCGCAGACCTTGCAGGAAGGATTTGCTCGGTGGAATGCAGTTCATGTTGCCCGCTACCGGCTCGATGATGACACAAGCCACCTGATCGCCGATTTGAGCGAAGCACTCTTTAACGGAATCCAGGTCGTTGTAGTTCAGGGTTACGGTGTTTTCCGCGACGGCTTGTGGAACGCCCGGAGATGTCGGTACGCCCAGTGTTAACATGCCGGAGCCGGCTTTTACTAACAAAGAGTCGGCGTGGCCGTGGTAACAGCCTTCGAATTTCACCAGCTTATCGCGGCCGGTAAAACCACGTGCTAAACGAATCGCACTCATGGTGGCTTCGGTGCCGGAGTTCACCATACGAACCATGTCCATGGATGGAATCAGTTTGCATACTTCGCCCGCCATGGTGGTTTCAATGCCGGTGGGTGCACCAAAGCTCAGACCGTTGACCATTTGTGCTTGTACCGCTTCGATGATTTCCGGTGCGCTATGGCCCAGAATCATTGGCCCCCAGGAGCCAACGTAGTCGATGTATTGGTTGCCATCAGCATCGTGAACATAAGCGCCTTTGGCGTGATCGAAGAAGATGGGTGTGCCGCCGACACCTTTAAAGGCACGTACCGGAGAATTCACTCCACCCGGGATGTGTTTCTGAGCTTGGGCAAACAGTTGTTCGGATTGTGAGATGGAGTAAGACATAAATTTCTCGGTTCTGTTTTCAGATAACGTTTGGAGCCGGATAAAGATAATTTTTCTACCGCCGCGCCGAAGGGCCATCCATGGCCCTGCCGCGCTATCGCGACGTCCTGTCGCTGCTCTCGAAAAACAATCTTCACCCGACTCCTTAAAAATTTTTACAGCGCTTTAATAAAGTATCGGTGTTCTGTAGGGCAAATTTGCCCTTTGAAATCTCTAGCGGTTAAAACGGTCGCACGACCACCATGATGACAATAAAGATCAGCAAAAAGACCGGCGCTTCATTAAACCAGCGATAAAACACATGAGAGCGTTGGTTGGCATCATCGCGGAATACTTTCACCAGATGGCCACAATAAAAATGGTAAGCCACTAATAACACCACCGCCGTGAGTTTGGCGTGCATCCAGCCACTGGAAAAATAATACGATGGATTAAAACTCAGCAGCCAGGCACCTAATGCAATCACCACCACCATCGAGGGCGTCATAATGCCGCGATACAGTTTGCGTTCCATTATTTTAAAGCGCTCTTGCGATGGTTGGTCATCGGCACTGGCGTGATACACAAACAAACGTGGTAAATAAAAAATAGCGGCAAACCAGGTCACCACCGCAATGATATGAAAGGCTTTCACCCACAACATCAGACATTCTCCGGCTGATAACGATAAAAGTGCTCAATCTGTTCCCGTGATACCACGCCAACACAATGTTGAAAGTTGTTATCACGATAAACGGCCAGCCATTGTAATTGACTGCCCTGCATCAGGTCTAAGGCATCCTGCAAATTCGCTTTCAGGGCAATGTGCCCTAACTCTTCGCGGTCAGCCGGGATGGCAATTAAATCGAGTTCCTGTGGTGAGTCGGCCATGGCGCGTGCCAGATCTGCGGTAGAAAGCAGCGCTTTTTCATCCTCGATAATCAACCACTCTGGTTTGTCCTGGAGAATCAATGCGGCACTGTCATGGCTGATATGGCGATTAACACACACGATGTTGCGCGTCATAGCCTGAGCCACCCAGGTATTGCGCAACATTTGTTGTACCGGAGACGGTGTTTGCATTAACGGATTTTTGCTCAGCAGAACCTGAAATACCGAAGGCAGGTTAAAGATTTCGCTGACCACCAGGCTGGCAATCACAATGGCTAACATTCCCGGCATAATAATATTGTGATTGGCGGTCAGTTCTAACATGGCAACCAATGCCGCCAGTGGCGCTCTGAGTGTGGCCCCCATCATGGCGCACATGCCCAACATGGCGTAAAAGCCAACCGACACCGGGTATTCGGGCAACCACCAGGCTGATAATTGCCCGAGTATTCCGCCTAATGCTGCACCAACAAATAAACTCGGACCAATGAGCCCTCCCGGAAAGCCGGTTGCTGCTGCCCAGGCAGCTAGCAAGAGTTTTCCCACCATTAATGCAAATAACGTGAGTACCACAACCTTCCCGGCTAAAGCATCGTTGACCGTGTCATAACCAATGCCCAGCAATTGCGGCAGCCACAGACTGGCAATGGCAGTGGTGCTGGTTAATCCGCCCCATTTAATCCACAAAGGCAGGTGGTTAATTTTCTGGAACAATTTGACCGAGTAAATAAAGGCGGTTGCCGTAAGTCCGGCCATTAGGCCCAGCGCCAGAATATAAGGGATTTCCAGCAGCGACTTCATATCGAACGCCGGAATTACAAATGCAGTTTCTGCACCGAATACCGCTTCACTAACAATGGCTCCGGTAACTGAGGCGAGAATGATGGGAATAAATCCACGGATGCTGTATTCCAGTAAGACAACCTCCATCGCAAAAATCACCCCGGCCATAGGAGTGTTAAAAGAGGCGGAAATTGCGCTGGCAACACCACACCCGGCGAGAATTCGTAACCGATGATGTGCCAGATGAAAATGCTGCCCAATCTGGCTGGCGGTACCCGCTCCCAAATGTACAGCAGGGCCTTCCCGGCCGACGCTATGGCCACTGACCAGAGCGATAGCTGCAGCTACCCATTGCAACAATAGGTTGGGTAAGGGCATATAGCCCTGGTGGCGCTCCATTCGCAGCAATACATGACCAACACCCAAAGACCGTAGCTCTTTTGATAGCGGATGAAAAATTGCAATCAGCAGAGCGCCGCCAGCCAGCAGCAGAGCCACTCGGAGAAAAGGCGCCAGTGCTTCGTAATCTTCTTCGTTGGCCATCGGCAGAAATTCAACCAGTGGGATTTCGATGGCAAAGCGGAACAGGGTGATCACCCCGGCACTGGCGAGGCCAACCAGTAAGGCCAATAACGCCAGACCAATTTGGTTGTTCGACAGGGTGACATGGGTCAGCCAATGTTCTTGTAAACGTTGATGCAGCCGCTGTTTGAGGGATGTCACGGGTTATCCATTACTCATCAAAAGTTGATCCAATACGTAATCCTGAGGATGGCGGGTGTCAGGTGATTCAAGAATCAGTATTATAAGCGTCTTTTTACGATTGCATAACGGTTCAGAGACTACACGAGAGGCAGCACTGTGATTAAAGTTGGTATTGTTGGCGGCACGGGTTATACCGGAGTCGAACTGCTCAGAATTCTGGTTAACCACCCAAACGTTGAACTCAGCGTGATTACCTCTCGTAGTGAAGAGGGTGTTCCGGTGGCGGATATGTTTCCGAATCTGCGCGGCCATACCGATTTACGCTTTTCTGTCCCGAGTGCAGAAGCACTGGGTGCCTGTGACGTAGTGTTTTTTGCCACGCCTCACGGTGTCGCTCATGCTCTGGCAGAAGAAGTATTAAATGCCGGGGCAAAAGTGATCGATCTGTCGGCGGATTTCCGTCTGCAAGACGCGGTTGAATGGGAGAAGTGGTACAACCAGCCACATGGTGCAGTGAGCTTATTGCCAGAAGCCGTGTACGGCTTACCGGAAGTGAACCGTGAGCAAATTAAACAAGCACGACTGATTGCGGTACCGGGTTGTTACCCAACTTCGGTTCAGCTGGGCCTG is from Bacterioplanoides sp. SCSIO 12839 and encodes:
- the hemJ gene encoding protoporphyrinogen oxidase HemJ — encoded protein: MLWVKAFHIIAVVTWFAAIFYLPRLFVYHASADDQPSQERFKIMERKLYRGIMTPSMVVVIALGAWLLSFNPSYYFSSGWMHAKLTAVVLLVAYHFYCGHLVKVFRDDANQRSHVFYRWFNEAPVFLLIFIVIMVVVRPF
- a CDS encoding chloride channel protein yields the protein MTSLKQRLHQRLQEHWLTHVTLSNNQIGLALLALLVGLASAGVITLFRFAIEIPLVEFLPMANEEDYEALAPFLRVALLLAGGALLIAIFHPLSKELRSLGVGHVLLRMERHQGYMPLPNLLLQWVAAAIALVSGHSVGREGPAVHLGAGTASQIGQHFHLAHHRLRILAGCGVASAISASFNTPMAGVIFAMEVVLLEYSIRGFIPIILASVTGAIVSEAVFGAETAFVIPAFDMKSLLEIPYILALGLMAGLTATAFIYSVKLFQKINHLPLWIKWGGLTSTTAIASLWLPQLLGIGYDTVNDALAGKVVVLTLFALMVGKLLLAAWAAATGFPGGLIGPSLFVGAALGGILGQLSAWWLPEYPVSVGFYAMLGMCAMMGATLRAPLAALVAMLELTANHNIIMPGMLAIVIASLVVSEIFNLPSVFQVLLSKNPLMQTPSPVQQMLRNTWVAQAMTRNIVCVNRHISHDSAALILQDKPEWLIIEDEKALLSTADLARAMADSPQELDLIAIPADREELGHIALKANLQDALDLMQGSQLQWLAVYRDNNFQHCVGVVSREQIEHFYRYQPENV
- the hemL gene encoding glutamate-1-semialdehyde 2,1-aminomutase — translated: MSYSISQSEQLFAQAQKHIPGGVNSPVRAFKGVGGTPIFFDHAKGAYVHDADGNQYIDYVGSWGPMILGHSAPEIIEAVQAQMVNGLSFGAPTGIETTMAGEVCKLIPSMDMVRMVNSGTEATMSAIRLARGFTGRDKLVKFEGCYHGHADSLLVKAGSGMLTLGVPTSPGVPQAVAENTVTLNYNDLDSVKECFAQIGDQVACVIIEPVAGNMNCIPPSKSFLQGLRELCDVHGIVLIFDEVMSGFRVSLGGAQQWYGITPDMTCLGKVIGGGLPVGAFGGKREIMEYLAPLGPVYQAGTLSGNPLAMAAGLAMLKAIQKPGFYEQLEARVKQMLEGFKAAADKHGIPFTTNSAGSMFGLFFTELNEVTCFKDVAEQCDGERFNQFFHGMLEQGVYLAPSSFEAGFMSIAHSEQDIEATIAAAEKVMANLKG